A single genomic interval of Monodelphis domestica isolate mMonDom1 chromosome X, mMonDom1.pri, whole genome shotgun sequence harbors:
- the LOC130456159 gene encoding ragulator complex protein LAMTOR1-like yields MGSCCCSCEEEEGPEPDEQARLLEPPGEQDRASTSDSQSCPDEQAVLASILARAASSIIAVGAAQVQRLAPQECLDRARLYRSRLAQLNRAVVSGGGGGGSYSGLGSSCGSGISGVGVPTGGGLLSYWKKKEPSNMALPTLTNHPYRVLAGALVPYADVQLAIHIAVDAHRAMQHVRVQPSEELVVKFEVV; encoded by the coding sequence ATGGGGAGCTGCTGCTGCAGCTGCGAGGAAGAGGAAGGCCCCGAGCCCGACGAGCAGGCTCGGCTGCTGGAACCCCCCGGCGAGCAGGACAGGGCCTCCACATCCGACTCTCAGAGCTGTCCGGACGAGCAGGCCGTTCTGGCATCCATCTTGGCCAGAGCCGCGAGCAGCATCATCGCCGTGGGGGCGGCCCAGGTGCAGCGCCTGGCACCTCAGGAATGTTTGGATCGAGCCCGCTTGTACCGCAGCCGGCTGGCCCAGCTCAATCGGGCCGTTGTGAGTGGAGGAGGTGGCGGCGGGAGCTACAGCGGGCTCGGCAGCAGCTGCGGCAGTGGAATCTCCGGGGTAGGGGTTCCTACCGGGGGAGGGCTCCTGAGCTACTGGAAGAAGAAGGAGCCATCCAATATGGCTTTGCCTACGCTTACCAATCACCCTTATCGCGTGCTGGCCGGCGCCCTGGTACCCTACGCCGACGTGCAGCTGGCCATCCATATCGCGGTGGACGCCCACCGCGCCATGCAGCACGTGCGCGTTCAACCCTCGGAGGAGCTGGTGGTGAAGTTCGAAGTGGTGTGA